A stretch of Corallococcus macrosporus DNA encodes these proteins:
- a CDS encoding polysaccharide biosynthesis tyrosine autokinase, with product MEGTVLDPAGGAPGATSASVMHRVRGVWRRKWVMLGVALAVTALTAAWTLRQPRIYAASTSLIIDVTAPRILDGEVKEVMGEERSNYWFNKEYYATQSEIITSRAVASRVVDRLGLAKDAAFLGLPANLDPAERAKALEGADAVGLLRSRIQVVPGKDSRVMNIGVEDVDPARAALLSNEVAAAYMAENLALKLRTTEEARTWLEGRLDELGRQSKSDEMAVYDLKKDADMLSTSLESRLSIVSERINSYNLKLTEVQTRIAAQQARVDAIHRLRKDAGNDETWAEAVPGAKDGPIQDLKSRYGEQKAACAELTERYLPEHPKLLECNRKLEVVRADLLKSLTNVVRSAETQLVEAQGEEKNLNKLLDAAKAEAFQVNKKAIEYGRLQRESDNTQRLYELVLKRLKDIELSGLLRTSNVRVLDAAQPVMVPVRPHTRRNLMVGWVMGLLLGLGVALFLEMLENTVGSQADVEDVLGLAFLGVVPRMEATKAPGDRDLYVHRAPRSAVAECCRAVRTNLLFMSPDHPCKTLVVTSSGPQEGKSTTCINLGVAMAQSGNRVLLLDTDMRRPRLHRAFGVPNDLGISSLVVGEGSLDRAVKSTEVPNLFVLPCGPLPPNPAELLHTRAFKELLRQAGEKFDRIILDSPPLNAVVDAAVLATQADGVVMVLKAGRTDRGAAKRALRSLADVQARMFGAILNDVDLRQPRYGDTYLGYQGYGPTQDEPKGGVAPS from the coding sequence GTGGAAGGAACGGTGTTGGACCCGGCCGGTGGGGCTCCCGGTGCGACGTCCGCGAGCGTGATGCACCGGGTGCGCGGCGTGTGGCGCCGCAAGTGGGTGATGCTCGGGGTGGCGTTGGCGGTCACCGCGCTCACGGCGGCCTGGACGCTCCGGCAGCCGCGCATCTACGCGGCCAGCACCTCGCTCATCATCGACGTCACCGCGCCGCGCATCCTCGACGGCGAGGTGAAGGAGGTCATGGGGGAGGAGCGCAGCAACTACTGGTTCAACAAGGAGTACTACGCCACGCAGAGCGAGATCATCACCTCGCGCGCGGTGGCCAGCCGCGTGGTGGACCGGCTGGGGCTGGCGAAGGACGCGGCCTTCCTGGGGCTGCCCGCGAACCTGGACCCGGCGGAGCGCGCGAAGGCGCTGGAGGGCGCGGACGCGGTGGGGCTGTTGCGCTCGCGCATCCAGGTGGTGCCCGGCAAGGACTCGCGGGTGATGAACATTGGCGTGGAGGACGTGGACCCCGCGCGCGCGGCGCTGCTCTCCAACGAGGTGGCCGCCGCGTACATGGCGGAGAACCTGGCGCTCAAGCTGCGCACCACGGAGGAGGCGCGCACGTGGCTGGAGGGGCGCCTGGACGAGCTGGGCCGCCAGTCCAAGTCCGACGAGATGGCCGTCTACGACCTGAAGAAGGACGCGGACATGCTGTCCACGTCGCTGGAGTCGCGACTGTCCATCGTCAGCGAGCGGATCAACTCCTACAACCTGAAGCTCACCGAGGTGCAGACGCGCATCGCGGCGCAGCAGGCGCGCGTGGACGCCATCCACCGGCTGCGCAAGGACGCGGGCAACGACGAGACGTGGGCGGAGGCCGTGCCCGGCGCGAAGGACGGCCCCATCCAGGACCTCAAGTCGCGCTACGGCGAGCAGAAGGCCGCGTGCGCGGAGCTGACCGAGCGCTACCTGCCGGAGCACCCGAAGCTCCTGGAGTGCAACCGCAAGCTGGAGGTCGTGCGCGCGGACCTGCTCAAGAGCCTGACCAACGTGGTGCGCTCCGCGGAGACGCAGCTGGTGGAGGCGCAGGGCGAGGAGAAGAACCTCAACAAGCTGCTGGACGCGGCCAAGGCCGAGGCCTTCCAGGTGAACAAGAAGGCCATCGAGTACGGACGGCTGCAGCGCGAGTCGGACAACACGCAGCGGCTGTATGAGCTGGTGCTCAAGCGGCTGAAGGACATCGAGCTGTCGGGCCTCTTGCGCACGAGCAACGTGCGCGTGCTGGACGCCGCGCAGCCGGTGATGGTGCCGGTGCGGCCGCACACCCGGCGCAACCTGATGGTGGGCTGGGTGATGGGGCTCTTGCTGGGCCTGGGCGTGGCGCTGTTCCTGGAGATGCTGGAGAACACCGTCGGGTCGCAGGCGGACGTGGAGGACGTGCTGGGCCTGGCGTTCCTGGGCGTGGTGCCGCGCATGGAGGCCACGAAGGCGCCGGGGGACCGCGACCTGTACGTGCACCGCGCGCCACGCTCGGCGGTGGCGGAGTGCTGCCGCGCGGTGCGCACCAACCTCCTGTTCATGTCGCCGGACCACCCCTGCAAGACGCTGGTGGTGACGTCCAGCGGGCCTCAAGAGGGCAAGTCCACCACGTGCATCAACCTGGGCGTGGCCATGGCCCAGAGCGGCAACCGCGTGCTGCTCCTGGACACGGACATGCGCAGGCCCCGCCTGCACCGCGCGTTCGGCGTGCCCAACGACCTGGGCATCAGCTCGCTGGTGGTGGGCGAGGGTTCGCTGGACAGGGCGGTGAAGAGCACGGAGGTGCCCAACCTCTTCGTGCTGCCGTGCGGCCCGCTGCCGCCGAACCCCGCGGAGCTCCTGCACACGCGCGCCTTCAAGGAGCTGCTGCGCCAGGCCGGGGAGAAGTTCGACCGCATCATCCTGGACAGCCCGCCGCTCAACGCCGTCGTGGACGCGGCGGTGCTGGCGACGCAGGCGGACGGCGTGGTGATGGTGCTCAAGGCGGGCCGGACGGACCGGGGCGCCGCGAAGCGCGCGCTGCGCTCGCTGGCGGACGTGCAGGCGCGGATGTTCGGCGCCATCCTCAACGACGTGGACCTGCGGCAGCCGCGCTACGGCGACACGTACCTGGGCTACCAGGGCTACGGCCCGACGCAGGACGAGCCCAAGGGCGGGGTGGCGCCGTCGTGA
- a CDS encoding bifunctional glycosyltransferase/class I SAM-dependent methyltransferase has protein sequence MVPALSVVLPYTPATAAAAARFAHALSGQAQVVLAGEGPVDVTPGPNVHVLAAQGGKGAAIRAALPLVTGTHTVLQDPDAAYSPDSYDALVQPLRDDTADGVFGRRPGMSPEMVAERALGGITRFVTDVALTDPLTGLRAFRTEALRSIQLTSDDDAVDAELVVKLAAQLFRLTEVALPPLQAVPRRPASAHLARLRTLVRYATVRDDADNQHEGYSTLERMDGATHYNQWLGRRFREHMGRRVLEIGAGIGTITRELEDGAEHLVALEVERFYVDRLKNMFRGKPHVRPYLSDVALADWESLKAENLDTIVLSNVLEHIPDDASAVRRFRQILQPDGRVLILVPALPQLFGAIDEAVGHYRRYTPESLRAVLEQNGFRVDTLEWMNLVGLPGWFVNSRLLRRRAVPKLQLKLFDTMAPLFAQAERQVKLPVGMSLFAVGRAV, from the coding sequence ATGGTTCCTGCTCTCTCCGTCGTCCTGCCCTATACGCCCGCGACCGCCGCCGCCGCCGCCCGGTTCGCCCACGCGCTCTCCGGCCAGGCCCAGGTCGTCCTCGCGGGTGAAGGTCCGGTGGACGTCACGCCCGGTCCCAACGTCCACGTCCTCGCCGCCCAGGGCGGCAAGGGAGCGGCCATCCGCGCCGCGCTGCCCCTCGTCACCGGCACGCACACGGTGCTCCAGGACCCCGACGCCGCCTACTCGCCGGACAGCTACGACGCGCTGGTGCAGCCCCTGCGCGACGACACCGCGGACGGCGTCTTCGGCCGGCGCCCCGGCATGTCCCCGGAGATGGTGGCCGAGCGCGCGCTGGGCGGCATCACCCGCTTCGTCACCGACGTGGCCCTGACGGATCCCCTCACCGGCCTGCGCGCCTTCCGCACGGAAGCGCTGCGCTCCATCCAGCTCACCAGCGATGACGACGCGGTGGACGCGGAGCTGGTGGTGAAGCTGGCCGCGCAGCTCTTCCGCCTCACGGAGGTGGCCCTGCCGCCGCTGCAGGCCGTGCCGCGCCGCCCGGCCTCCGCGCACCTGGCCCGCCTGCGCACGCTGGTGCGCTACGCCACCGTGCGCGACGACGCGGACAACCAGCACGAGGGCTACTCCACCCTGGAGCGCATGGACGGCGCCACCCACTACAACCAGTGGCTGGGCCGCCGCTTCCGCGAGCACATGGGCCGCCGCGTGCTGGAGATTGGCGCCGGCATCGGCACCATCACCCGCGAGCTGGAGGACGGCGCGGAGCACCTGGTCGCGCTGGAGGTGGAGCGCTTCTACGTGGACCGCCTGAAGAACATGTTCCGCGGCAAGCCCCACGTGCGCCCCTACCTGTCCGACGTGGCGCTGGCGGACTGGGAGTCGCTGAAGGCGGAGAACCTGGACACCATCGTGCTGTCCAACGTGCTGGAGCACATCCCGGACGACGCGTCCGCGGTGCGCCGCTTCCGCCAGATTCTGCAGCCGGACGGCCGCGTGCTCATCCTCGTGCCGGCGCTGCCGCAGCTGTTCGGCGCCATCGACGAGGCCGTGGGCCACTACCGCCGCTACACGCCAGAGTCGCTGCGCGCGGTGCTGGAACAGAACGGCTTCCGCGTGGACACGCTGGAGTGGATGAACCTCGTCGGCCTGCCGGGCTGGTTCGTCAACAGCCGCCTCCTGCGCCGCCGCGCGGTGCCCAAGCTCCAGCTCAAGCTCTTCGACACGATGGCCCCCCTGTTCGCCCAGGCCGAGCGCCAGGTGAAGCTGCCCGTGGGCATGAGCCTGTTCGCCGTCGGCCGCGCCGTCTGA
- a CDS encoding c-type cytochrome produces MTTRWFLLSTLLLCAPAVAHAEDAADLWDKSCKNCHGPDGRAQTRMGQKESIPDMSRAAWQKRESDADIRAVIANGSSHNPRMKAYKDRLTPEQMDALVRYIRTFKPQEKAP; encoded by the coding sequence ATGACGACGCGGTGGTTCCTGCTGTCCACCCTCCTGCTGTGCGCCCCGGCCGTAGCCCACGCGGAGGACGCCGCGGACCTCTGGGACAAGAGCTGCAAGAACTGCCACGGCCCGGATGGCCGCGCCCAGACACGCATGGGCCAGAAGGAGTCCATCCCCGACATGAGCCGCGCCGCCTGGCAGAAGCGGGAGTCGGACGCCGACATCCGCGCCGTGATCGCCAACGGCTCCTCCCACAACCCCAGGATGAAGGCCTACAAGGACCGGCTCACCCCGGAGCAGATGGACGCCCTGGTGCGATACATCCGCACCTTCAAGCCCCAGGAGAAGGCCCCGTGA
- a CDS encoding c-type cytochrome, which yields MKRLTPLLLLLPALASAQDRGELAFTKACAQCHQARTPTEPQPKGVQGARAPVGPYMDQVLRRKNLKEVQTWVQSPHRINPKTNCDTRLLGPDDLDALTSFLATVTVAPPPTRQMMLRQQMDQLVTERAVREKAEAEAKAKSQPKNQGKK from the coding sequence ATGAAACGCCTGACTCCCCTGCTGCTCCTGCTCCCAGCGCTCGCGAGCGCCCAGGACCGAGGCGAACTGGCCTTCACCAAGGCCTGCGCCCAATGCCACCAGGCCCGGACCCCCACGGAACCACAGCCGAAGGGGGTGCAGGGCGCCCGCGCCCCTGTCGGCCCCTACATGGACCAGGTCCTGCGCCGCAAGAACCTGAAGGAGGTCCAGACCTGGGTGCAGTCCCCCCATCGGATCAACCCGAAGACCAACTGCGACACGCGCCTGCTGGGACCTGATGACCTGGACGCCCTGACCAGCTTCCTGGCCACCGTGACGGTCGCGCCGCCACCGACGCGCCAGATGATGCTGCGTCAGCAGATGGACCAACTGGTGACGGAGCGGGCAGTGCGTGAGAAGGCCGAGGCGGAAGCGAAGGCGAAGTCCCAGCCGAAGAACCAGGGGAAGAAGTGA
- a CDS encoding DUF4114 domain-containing protein, producing MRTLFQRTLTALVLTVATPSLTNAQQLCQDDLANDKQGDFKLGPDGLTVANNTILLRQDGRLQLNTNLKKLDSENITFPFDQTVTIDYVYESAGASHSLGYMYMDDVKARGYADASGNLVDKNNNGILDLHEAIYNLTPDDDTVLPIKYVGASPRCSPRKTFTSGGKTYVYPELAMTADCKGQFDKDLETTDARPGRITGQYNFNTDWVGTPMPVTGNDNDPVDLGDDDASDRGLFPHIPNLLEPSSPANGNKGIGRMVFLLVDDDDGESVFRKLGPVADSSDTNDGVPDYNVSEYDFRGIKLPKPDPKDPDYADWDKINTKDRRVNLGLVEGGKEIVFFAVVYYDYRHNLDNDTVAPCLKRKPYANDAVEDGRCLLHLRTSVSVFFSKATWNLDQNFLAPADNKVAERNIGCDYSDQCTSSASSKACKIVNTNDKACGWLDQGTIQRLNTPAYNNLAMPKERVTVMRPGTEVGNLKPAVDRMNYMPHVIVGAPTTDPFRWILGFEDLNGGGDRDFNDIVFMINKENGGGAKSTTITSDVMGDTGDKLGPDFTITKVRFRRQDDVAPYATPARPPTNIPTGIRTKVPGCTQTPCYTPPACTKAPCWTEEAAGACTSSGVKPTITYSIAVDCRVLDGNGKYQPNSSPTWVPVPFNNTGEYPDQEVEIDILALGLTGSQLCWKVDISSPNELCRPIIDDVDIGYQAVRSGSYSRSSPSTLGNVAVWGVNETPGQAWGVNWSNEGTLPAAGIRAYDGAKDFGIRGRLYLQSLYNPESPEVTNVADPKLRWEAGRVMALSLAGSDPLTRKLYTMNDGGVRKEVKDVLEVGSTLLPATLCNTYSEIDGRYLYDLNHDSTCSVLPLPSPAPYSDRQFLVDWLYGYENVNATGSNNKYRPWPFGGINLSTVAVAVPPYQDNWYQNAKPAERDLYRKNFMTPLEKRSTRAYVGTMTGVLHGFDTGDFRNGLRDGCVNKDQYRGYFVPEGCGTPAAPAKRAYGTGEEVFAYMPNKMLGQYRNQYVRFRNSGTLVRPQMDASPSIANVDLGDRNDWGSSIKYDWKPSATKEKQQGAKTVLVSATGKSNPVVFALDITDPTKSWYPLPLWEFSLADVDVASAFSEAQSKDSTVLLPDNSGSRHAPSIARISWGSAADQDRRWAAVVGTDYEPGTLRAGAVFIIDMKTGKPLKYGSSDYAGVITFEQGSGIAAETAMLDLDKDGSYDVMYVPTTAGSVWRVNLKSVDTGRKLGSQVKKCMIAHASSGLKNYPGASQTDLELQQLYSNMAVQQISTDAGPAVRFYFGTSDSPDKYTDGYKEPNPKSPTYQYHLLAYEDPDPNGTKPCAELKPLWVEKMDPGQKLWGGVAISAKQVFAATAVGQAADICNLDATAKGKSYTAEKDTGTLSRSDLTGHAISPPVVHDEHLFVLTATGKMTVQGSNKWNNESGASGVPRSQIMLWEPLPDGRLPQ from the coding sequence ATGCGCACGCTCTTTCAACGAACCCTCACGGCGCTGGTGCTGACGGTCGCGACGCCGTCCCTGACGAACGCGCAACAGCTCTGCCAGGACGACCTGGCCAACGACAAGCAGGGCGACTTCAAGCTGGGCCCTGACGGCCTCACCGTCGCCAACAACACCATCCTGCTGCGTCAGGACGGCCGCCTCCAGCTCAACACCAACCTCAAGAAGCTGGACTCGGAGAACATCACCTTCCCGTTCGACCAGACGGTCACCATCGACTACGTGTACGAGTCCGCCGGTGCTTCGCACTCGCTCGGCTACATGTACATGGATGACGTGAAGGCCCGCGGCTACGCGGACGCCAGCGGCAACCTCGTCGACAAGAACAACAACGGCATCCTCGACCTGCACGAGGCCATCTACAACCTGACGCCGGACGACGACACCGTCCTCCCCATCAAGTACGTGGGCGCCTCGCCGCGGTGCTCGCCGCGCAAGACCTTCACCTCCGGGGGAAAGACCTACGTCTACCCCGAACTGGCCATGACCGCGGACTGCAAGGGCCAGTTCGACAAGGACCTGGAGACCACGGACGCGCGTCCGGGCCGCATCACGGGCCAGTACAACTTCAACACCGACTGGGTCGGCACGCCGATGCCGGTCACCGGCAACGACAACGACCCCGTGGACCTGGGCGACGACGACGCGTCCGACCGGGGCCTGTTCCCGCACATCCCCAACCTGCTCGAGCCCTCCTCGCCGGCGAACGGCAACAAGGGCATCGGAAGAATGGTCTTCCTGCTGGTGGACGACGACGACGGTGAGTCCGTCTTCCGCAAGCTGGGCCCTGTCGCGGACAGCTCCGACACCAACGACGGTGTCCCGGACTACAACGTCTCCGAGTACGACTTCCGCGGCATCAAGCTGCCCAAGCCGGATCCGAAGGATCCGGATTACGCGGACTGGGACAAGATCAACACCAAGGACCGCCGGGTGAACCTGGGCCTGGTCGAGGGTGGCAAGGAGATCGTCTTCTTCGCCGTCGTCTACTACGACTACCGCCACAACCTGGACAACGACACGGTCGCCCCCTGCCTCAAGCGCAAGCCCTACGCGAACGACGCCGTGGAGGACGGCAGGTGCCTGCTGCACCTGCGCACGTCCGTGTCCGTGTTCTTCTCCAAGGCCACCTGGAACCTGGACCAGAACTTCCTGGCGCCCGCGGACAACAAGGTGGCGGAGCGCAACATCGGCTGCGACTACTCCGACCAGTGCACGAGCAGCGCCAGCAGCAAGGCGTGCAAGATCGTCAACACCAACGACAAGGCCTGTGGCTGGCTGGACCAGGGCACCATCCAGCGCCTGAACACGCCGGCGTACAACAACCTGGCCATGCCCAAGGAGCGCGTGACGGTGATGCGCCCTGGCACGGAGGTGGGGAATCTGAAGCCGGCGGTGGACCGGATGAACTACATGCCCCACGTCATCGTGGGCGCGCCCACCACGGACCCCTTCCGGTGGATCCTCGGCTTCGAGGACCTCAACGGCGGCGGTGACCGCGACTTCAACGACATCGTGTTCATGATCAACAAGGAGAACGGCGGTGGCGCCAAGTCCACCACCATCACCTCGGACGTCATGGGCGACACGGGCGACAAGCTGGGCCCGGACTTCACCATCACCAAGGTCCGCTTCCGCCGCCAGGACGACGTCGCCCCGTACGCGACCCCCGCCAGACCGCCCACGAACATCCCCACGGGCATCCGCACCAAGGTTCCCGGCTGCACGCAGACGCCCTGCTACACGCCCCCTGCCTGCACGAAGGCGCCCTGCTGGACGGAAGAGGCCGCGGGCGCGTGCACGTCGAGCGGCGTGAAGCCGACCATCACCTACTCCATCGCCGTGGACTGCCGCGTGCTGGACGGCAATGGCAAGTACCAGCCCAACTCGTCGCCCACCTGGGTGCCCGTGCCCTTCAACAACACGGGGGAGTACCCTGACCAGGAGGTGGAGATCGACATCCTGGCGCTGGGGCTCACCGGTTCGCAGCTGTGCTGGAAGGTGGACATCAGCAGCCCCAACGAGCTGTGCCGTCCCATCATCGACGACGTGGACATCGGCTACCAGGCCGTGCGCTCCGGCTCCTACTCGCGCTCCAGCCCCAGCACGCTGGGCAACGTCGCCGTCTGGGGCGTGAACGAGACGCCGGGTCAGGCGTGGGGTGTGAACTGGAGCAACGAGGGCACGCTGCCCGCCGCCGGCATCCGCGCCTATGACGGCGCGAAGGACTTCGGCATCCGCGGCCGGTTGTATCTCCAGTCGCTCTACAACCCGGAGTCCCCCGAGGTCACCAACGTGGCGGATCCGAAGCTGCGCTGGGAGGCCGGGCGGGTGATGGCCCTGTCGCTGGCCGGCTCCGACCCGCTCACCCGCAAGCTCTACACGATGAACGACGGGGGCGTGCGCAAGGAGGTCAAGGACGTGCTCGAAGTCGGCTCCACGCTGCTGCCCGCGACCCTCTGCAACACGTACAGCGAGATTGATGGCCGCTACCTGTACGACCTGAACCACGACAGCACCTGCAGCGTCCTGCCCCTGCCGTCTCCGGCCCCCTACAGCGACCGCCAGTTCCTGGTGGACTGGCTGTACGGCTACGAGAACGTGAACGCCACGGGCAGCAACAACAAGTACCGGCCCTGGCCGTTTGGTGGCATCAACCTCTCCACCGTGGCGGTGGCGGTGCCTCCGTACCAGGACAACTGGTACCAGAACGCGAAGCCCGCGGAGCGCGACCTCTACCGCAAGAACTTCATGACGCCCCTGGAGAAGCGGAGCACCCGGGCCTACGTGGGCACGATGACCGGTGTGCTCCACGGCTTCGACACGGGCGACTTCCGCAATGGTCTGCGCGACGGCTGCGTCAACAAGGACCAGTACCGCGGCTACTTCGTTCCGGAGGGCTGCGGAACCCCGGCCGCGCCGGCCAAGCGCGCGTACGGCACGGGCGAGGAGGTCTTCGCCTACATGCCCAACAAGATGCTGGGCCAGTACCGCAACCAGTACGTGCGCTTCCGCAACTCGGGCACGCTCGTGCGTCCGCAGATGGACGCGTCGCCCAGCATCGCCAACGTGGACCTGGGTGACCGCAACGACTGGGGCTCCTCCATCAAGTACGACTGGAAGCCCTCGGCCACGAAGGAGAAGCAGCAGGGCGCCAAGACGGTGCTCGTGTCCGCCACGGGCAAGAGCAACCCGGTCGTCTTCGCGCTCGACATCACGGATCCGACGAAGTCCTGGTACCCGCTGCCCTTGTGGGAGTTCAGCCTCGCGGACGTGGACGTGGCGAGCGCCTTCTCGGAGGCGCAGTCGAAGGACAGCACGGTGCTGCTGCCGGACAACAGCGGCTCCCGGCACGCGCCCTCCATCGCTCGCATCTCCTGGGGCTCCGCGGCGGACCAGGACCGGCGCTGGGCGGCCGTGGTGGGCACCGACTACGAGCCGGGCACCCTGCGCGCGGGCGCGGTGTTCATCATCGACATGAAGACGGGCAAGCCCCTCAAGTACGGCTCCAGCGACTACGCGGGTGTCATCACCTTCGAACAAGGCTCGGGCATCGCGGCGGAGACGGCGATGCTGGACCTGGACAAGGACGGCTCCTACGACGTCATGTACGTGCCCACCACGGCGGGCAGCGTCTGGCGCGTCAACCTCAAGAGCGTCGACACGGGCCGCAAGCTGGGCAGCCAGGTGAAGAAGTGCATGATCGCCCATGCGTCCTCGGGGTTGAAGAACTACCCGGGCGCCAGCCAGACGGACCTGGAGCTGCAGCAGCTCTACTCCAACATGGCGGTGCAGCAGATCAGCACGGACGCCGGCCCGGCGGTGCGCTTCTACTTCGGCACGAGCGACAGCCCGGACAAGTACACGGACGGCTACAAGGAGCCGAACCCCAAGAGCCCCACGTACCAGTACCATCTGCTCGCCTACGAAGACCCGGACCCCAACGGCACCAAGCCGTGCGCGGAGCTCAAGCCCCTGTGGGTGGAGAAGATGGACCCGGGCCAGAAGCTGTGGGGCGGCGTGGCCATCAGCGCCAAGCAGGTCTTCGCCGCGACGGCGGTGGGCCAGGCCGCGGACATCTGCAACCTGGACGCGACCGCCAAGGGCAAGTCCTACACCGCGGAGAAGGATACGGGCACGCTGAGCAGGTCGGACCTGACGGGCCACGCCATCTCTCCGCCGGTGGTCCACGACGAGCACCTCTTCGTGCTCACGGCGACAGGCAAGATGACGGTCCAGGGCAGCAACAAGTGGAACAACGAGAGCGGCGCGAGCGGCGTTCCCCGCTCGCAGATCATGCTGTGGGAACCGCTGCCTGACGGGAGACTGCCGCAATGA
- a CDS encoding type IV pilus modification PilV family protein, with the protein MKRASRGVTLLEVMATMAVMLLGVAAAMTVVSQTTRSNRRTLTANQAQIIAEQTLERFLQVGCQGRVNCDVPDETFDVYQTSEGFLRDTAPVDPTVVARKYTVTVDVDNSKIPGSIEGGKVGEPALTRALVGATTGTLVNVRVSVSWDEPGIRAGRQMVVLQSRMAP; encoded by the coding sequence ATGAAGCGCGCTTCACGGGGTGTCACCCTGCTGGAAGTCATGGCCACCATGGCCGTCATGCTGCTGGGTGTCGCGGCGGCGATGACCGTGGTGAGCCAGACGACCCGCTCCAACCGCCGCACCCTGACCGCCAACCAGGCGCAGATCATCGCGGAGCAGACCCTGGAGAGATTCCTCCAGGTGGGTTGCCAGGGCCGCGTGAACTGCGACGTGCCGGATGAGACCTTCGACGTCTACCAGACGTCGGAGGGGTTCCTGCGTGACACGGCCCCCGTGGATCCGACGGTCGTCGCGCGCAAGTACACGGTGACCGTGGACGTGGACAACTCCAAGATCCCCGGCAGCATCGAGGGAGGCAAGGTGGGCGAGCCGGCCCTCACCCGCGCCCTCGTGGGCGCGACGACCGGAACGCTGGTGAATGTGCGCGTGTCGGTGAGCTGGGACGAGCCGGGCATCCGCGCGGGCCGTCAGATGGTGGTCCTCCAGAGTCGAATGGCGCCATGA
- a CDS encoding PilW family protein, protein MKPSSLHDRGFTLLEVMIASAIGVIVLTTGLVVGTQMQKRALFEEQTMTAQVTGRAVKEMLTLDVSRAGMGMGNTPISFSDTDERSAITVWHQPDLKTGAGTTLGADPGGYEPPPAGFPVSDALQLYWGDTNGMITLSACQGKDTVRDTTPSIFCARPQASTAMVTPTGPALAVLVSGGNKMACPVSITAVTPGAAGTLSSFTINTALPQSSICSTTPGHWQKSGGDIENWVALRLSGAAYRVNWKGGIPTLEYRAPGTTTWSVLSRDVEQLSVREGVVNLGINQNQLDWYPGENPLSPSTPHPPISDCDVAKYNLGICKTDDKSSSGNTLAAPTTTQEVIKRLRQRVRELEVTLVIRTRRINRDANMTGTDEEGLAKDGYTRRRYTFRVAARNMTVGLTRPPASGTP, encoded by the coding sequence ATGAAACCCTCCTCTCTCCACGACCGGGGCTTCACGCTCCTTGAAGTGATGATCGCCAGTGCCATTGGCGTCATCGTGCTCACCACGGGGCTGGTGGTGGGCACGCAGATGCAGAAGCGCGCCCTGTTCGAGGAACAGACGATGACCGCCCAGGTCACCGGCCGGGCCGTGAAGGAGATGCTCACGCTGGACGTGTCCCGCGCGGGCATGGGCATGGGCAACACGCCCATCTCCTTCTCGGACACCGATGAGCGCTCGGCCATCACGGTCTGGCACCAGCCGGACCTGAAGACGGGCGCCGGGACCACGCTGGGCGCGGACCCGGGGGGCTACGAGCCCCCGCCCGCCGGTTTCCCGGTGTCGGATGCGCTCCAGCTCTACTGGGGGGACACGAACGGGATGATCACGCTGTCGGCCTGCCAGGGGAAGGACACCGTCCGGGACACCACGCCCTCGATCTTCTGCGCGCGGCCGCAGGCCTCCACCGCCATGGTCACCCCCACGGGCCCGGCCCTCGCGGTGCTGGTGAGCGGTGGAAACAAGATGGCCTGCCCCGTCAGCATCACCGCCGTGACGCCCGGAGCGGCCGGCACGCTTTCGTCCTTCACCATCAACACGGCGCTCCCCCAGTCCTCCATCTGCTCCACGACGCCGGGGCACTGGCAGAAGAGCGGGGGGGACATCGAGAACTGGGTGGCGCTGCGGCTGAGCGGCGCGGCCTACCGGGTGAACTGGAAGGGCGGCATCCCGACGCTGGAGTACCGGGCCCCGGGCACGACGACCTGGTCCGTCCTGAGCCGCGACGTCGAGCAGCTCAGCGTGAGGGAGGGCGTCGTCAACCTGGGCATCAACCAGAACCAGTTGGACTGGTACCCGGGCGAAAACCCGCTGTCCCCGAGCACCCCCCATCCGCCCATCTCCGACTGCGACGTGGCGAAGTACAACCTGGGAATCTGCAAGACGGACGACAAGTCGTCGTCAGGGAACACCCTGGCTGCCCCGACGACGACGCAAGAGGTCATCAAGCGCCTGCGTCAGCGGGTGCGGGAGCTGGAGGTGACGCTGGTCATCCGCACGCGGCGCATCAACCGGGACGCGAACATGACCGGCACGGATGAAGAAGGCCTGGCGAAGGATGGCTACACGCGCCGTCGCTACACGTTCCGCGTCGCGGCACGCAACATGACGGTGGGCCTGACGCGGCCGCCGGCCTCGGGGACTCCATGA